Part of the Fusobacterium varium genome is shown below.
AAATACTCCAAGGGTTATATACTTTTGTATCTCCAAATCTATATCCATTATACCAAGAGTGAACTTCTTCTAATTTAGAATCTATTTCATAATATTTTAAAGCCTCTTTTGTCTCTTTCTCTAAAAAACCAAAATACTCATCATACTCTTTATTTAAAATACTACGCTCTTTTAAGTTATTTAAATCAGAAAATATACCAGCTCTGACAACCCTTATTATTCCTGTAATTACTCCCATTTGAAGAACTGTATTATCTTTTAATACAGAACCATATAATCCACTAAAAAAATTTTTAGCTTCTCTATAATAACCATATCTATATGCAGATACTAAAGGAGTATCATACTC
Proteins encoded:
- a CDS encoding AAA family ATPase, translated to ENELIEFNNIWLEKNDNNLRKALLNLAIFLQKYYQKKVIVLIDEYDTPLVSAYRYGYYREAKNFFSGLYGSVLKDNTVLQMGVITGIIRVVRAGIFSDLNNLKERSILNKEYDEYFGFLEKETKEALKYYEIDSKLEEVHSWYNGYRFGDTKVYNPWSI